The Kluyvera intermedia genome includes the window TGAGCTTCGGCACCAGCTACCCCGAGACCTGTGAGAAGAACATTGTTGCCTGTGAGCGCGAACTGGCGGCAAGTTGCCCGGATCGCGACCTGTTTCGCGCGTTTACTTCCGGGATGATTATTCGCAAGCTTAAGTCGCGTGACGGCCTTGAGATTGACACCCCGCTGGAAGCGCTGAAAAAGCTGGCCGAGCAGGGGTATCAGGATGTGGCGATTCAGTCGCTGCATATTATCAACGGCGATGAGTTCGAGAAGATTGAACATGAAGCCCAGAGCCTGCGTCCGCTGTTTACCCGACTGACCATCGGCACGCCGCTGTTGAGTGGTCATCACGATTATGTGCGCTTGATGCAGGCGCTGGAGCAGCAGATGCCCGCGCTAAATGCCGATGAGAAGGTAGTATTTATGGGCCACGGTGCCAGTCACCACGCCTTTGCCGCCTATGCTTGTCTCGACCATATGATGAGCGTCCAGCGCTTCCCG containing:
- the cbiK gene encoding sirohydrochlorin cobaltochelatase, which codes for MKKALLVVSFGTSYPETCEKNIVACERELAASCPDRDLFRAFTSGMIIRKLKSRDGLEIDTPLEALKKLAEQGYQDVAIQSLHIINGDEFEKIEHEAQSLRPLFTRLTIGTPLLSGHHDYVRLMQALEQQMPALNADEKVVFMGHGASHHAFAAYACLDHMMSVQRFPARVGAVESYPEVGVLIDSLSQEGVRGVHLMPLMLVAGDHAINDMASDEEDSWKTLFNAAGIPATPWLNGLGENPAVRAMFVEHLQQSLEVA